TGCAGAGTGGGCAAAAGAAGCTAAAAGGTGGGTAGATACTACAACTCACTATTCTGCACAATTAAATGCATATGCAAAACAACTTGCAACTCAAAGCGGTGTGAGAGATGTTACTTCTTTTTTAGAAGAAGCAAAAGATGTGTATGATGAAGCGAAGAAAGTTGGAACAACTCTTGGAGAGTTAAAAGATTTTAAAAATAGCGGAAAAGATAGTATCAGCTCAAAAGTTAAAAAATTGATGGATAAGTTTTTTGAATATGACTATTGTAAAGATATTGTTGATGTAGATAAAACTACGCAAAATATTTGCTATCAAAAAAGAAGTGCAAACATAGAAGATATTGTTTTTTATAAAGAAAGAAGCGACACAATAGGTATGTATTCGAAAAATATAAATAAATTAGCTAAAAAACTACAAAAAAGTAAAGATATTAAAGAAAGCTCTGATTTAAACAATGCAATACAAGCTCAAGTTGCACTTATGCAAGCAGAAAAAATTCAAATAGATTTATATGCTAAACAAAGGGAAAATTCAAAAAATATTATGGAAGATAGAGAGTTAGAAAATAGAACTAATCGTCTTATGAATAACTATATTGATTGGGGTTCGTTTGACCCTTATAACTAATTTTAGAGTATAAAAATGCCACCAAAAGAAATTCATAGTGATAATCTCATAACAAGTATACTTAAAAGTATAGATAATTTTTTCATAGAAAATACTGGGTATAACTCTACTATTGAAAAAAACATTGACAATCTGATCAGTGTTTTACTAACTATCGTAGGAACTTATTTGCTTTGTTGGATTATATATCGTGGTTACAAAATTCTTTGGGGAAAATCAAATGATAATTTCAAAGATTTTTTATGGGATGCTTTTTTAAAATTTATTTTTATATATATTTGTATGTTTCCAAATGAATGGATAAGTCTAATTAAAGAAGCCATAAGAGGTTTCAGAGAATATGTTTTGATAGATAGTTATTATATGTCTGTTCCCAATCAATTACAGCATTATTACAATATTACAAGAGCAATTACAATTAATTTTATAGGACATTCTAGTAATTTTGAATTTTTAGCTGCTTTATTATATTCGATAGTGGCTTGGATTGGTTTTTTTATAGGTGCGTTTGGACTATTTTTTGCACTTATAACAAATACTGTATCTTTTTACATATTACTTTTTATCGCACCAATTGCATTTTATGGGCTGATTTTTGGATCTTTTTTAAAAAATATATTTACTCAATGGGTTACTATGATTTTATCAAATATTATCACTTTATTTTTTATACATATATTTTGTGGATATGCTCTAAAATTAATAAATAGCTACACAACTACAGCATTAAATCAAATCGGTGTTAAAGATATTCCGCATTACAATGTAGCCATAGTTTGTATATTTGCAGGAATTTGTTTAAAGGTTTTTGTTGATTTGGTGCTTAGTTTAGCTGAAAAAATGACAAATGTAAGTTTAGAATCCGCAAGCAGAGGTGCTATAAAAGGTGGAATGGCTACTTTAGGTGCAAATTTAGGCTTTGGTGCTTTAGCCACTAAAAGAGCTACGAAAGGCTTATTGTTTGGTGCAAAAGGCTCAGCAAGAGCTTATGATGGCATAAAAACAGGTGGAAAATTCATTTTAGACAAAATTAGAAAAACAGGTGGTAGATAATGTATATAAATATAAAATCTATTAAAATGATATTTTTATTATTAAGTTTAACTTTTCTTTTTACTGGTTGCGTAGCAAAGACAAATACTTTACATAATGAAACAAGTGATTGGAATTTTTTATTTGATAGTGAAGAATTTGTTCCTATAAACAAAAATCAAAATATAAGCAAAAAGGCAATGTAATGATAGACAATAATGACACAAAAACTGCTATAAGTTATGAAGCTAGTATCAGATATTTGGTTGAAAAATCAAATCGTAGAGCTTGGTTAATAGCTTTTTTATCAATTTTTATATCAATTATAAGTGTTACAGCAGTTGTATTCTTAACGCCGTTAAAAAGTGTAGAGCCTTATGTTATAAGAGTTGACAATACAACTGGAATGGTAGATATTATAACTTCTGTAAATCAGACAGAATTTGTATCTGACAATGAAGCATTAGATAAATATTTCACTACTTCTTATGTAAAAATTCGTGAAGGGTATTTTTATAATATTTTACAAAACGATTATACCACTGTTCAAATTTGGTCTAGTCCTGAAGTAAGCTCTGATTATTTAAAAATATATGAAGGTGATAATTCTAGAGTGGATATTTTAAAAAATAGAACTGAAATAGATGTAGAAATTAATTCTGTTACTCTTGGAAATAGCAATGGAATGAAGATGGCTACTATAAGATTTAATCAAATTTATAAAGATGCGAAATCTCGCACAATTACAAATAAAAAAGCTAAAATTGTAACTCTTGCATATGATTATTCTCCACAATCGTTAATGACAGAAAATGAAAGATTAATTAATCCACTAGGTTTTAAAGTTTTAACATATAGAGTTGATGATGAAGTGGAAAGGTAGTTTTATGCATAAATTTATATTTTTATTTATAATATTTTATTCAACTCTATTTGGAATAAGCATACCAAAAATATCAAAATTTGATAACAGAATAACTTTTGCAACATATAACGCAAATGATGTTTTTCGGGTTAATTGCAAAAATGGTTTTGTTGCTATGTTGGAATTTAGCAAAGATGAAAGAATAATAAATATAGCTACTGGTTTTAGTGATGGTTGGGAATTAATAGATAGAGAAAATTTTTTATTTATAAAACCAAAAGCATATATCATAAAACAAGAAGAACAAGTTTTAGCAGATCAAAATGGCGATGAAGTAGAATTACAAAATAATGCAGTTATACAACCAAATTCTACAGATTGGAAAACAAACCTTATAGTCACTACAAATGAAAGAATTTATGTATTTGACTTAGAAATCATAGAAGATAAAGATATAAATTATAAGGTAGAATTTTCATATCCTGATGAAATCAAACAAAAACAAAAAGACAAATTGGCAGAAGAAAAAAGAATAAAAGAAGTTCAAAAAAATAAAGAAAATATTGAAAACGAACTTAATAAAGTTACTATCCCTAAAAATTGGGATTTTTTAATGCATATTAATAAAGGAAGTGACACAATTTCACCAGATTTTGCATACGATGATGGAGTTTTCACATATTTAGGCTTTAATAATACAAAAACCATTCCATCTGTTTTCTTATATGAAAATGTAAATAAAAAATCAAAAGAAAGTATTTTAAATACACATTTAAAAAAAGATGGAAATTACGATGTATTAGTAATTCACAAAACAGCTCAGAAAATACTTCTTAGAAGTGGTGATAAATTAGTTGGAATTTTCAATAATGGATATGCTAAAAATCCGCTTGATAAAACATATAACACTATAAATAGAAGCGTAGAAAGAGAGATTATAAAAGATGAGTAACGAAAAAAATAATAGTCAAAACGCTTTAAACAATAATGAAGAAAATAAAGAAGTAAAAACTAATATATCTGAATTAAATGATGAAGCAATTAGCACTAAAAAACTTCAAAGCATAGGAATTATTGTTTTTGGAATAATTATCTTAATTCTTTTGGCTTTAAAATTTTTTTCTAATAAAAATAGTGATGAGCCAGTAAAAGAAACAGCAATTGGAACTAAAATAGAGCAAAAAGATTTCGATTTTAAAGAACCGCCAGTTAAAACATTTCAAGAACTAGTTTTAAAAGAAGAAAAGGAAGTAGAAACAAATGAAACATTACAAAATACTGATAATACAAACCCTTTCGTAATAGCACAAACAAAAACATCTTTTATGCCAAAGGTTTATAAAAGCTCTAGTTCTTTATTGATAAATAACTCCAACTCATCCTCAAATTCCAATAATTTAAGCGAAGAAGATAAACCTGTAGATTTTACCGATCCAAATTATAATTATAGTTTTGATGAAAATGGCAAAATAATAAGAACTCCAAAAAATGAATTTAATAAAGATTATGAACTTGGTGCTTTCACTCCAAAAATAGCAAAATTAAACAAATATGATCCAAATTTATTGCTACCAAAAGGCACTTATATAGGTTGTAGTTTAAATACAAAATTAGTAAGCACAATCAAAGGAAGTATATCTTGCACAGTTTCTGAAAACATATATTCTCAAAATGGAAACACGCTTTTAATTGAAAAAGGATCAAAAATATCAGGGTTTTTTAATAGCGGACAATTAAATGATGGAATGGATAGAATTTTTGTCGTTTGGCAAGAAATTAGAACTCCGAACAATATAGATATACCAGTATCAAGTGGAGCAACTGATGAACTTGGTGGAAGTGGAATTCAAGGCTATATAGACCATCATTGGCTCCAAAGATTTGGTGCTGCTATTTTGCTTAGTGTAATCGATGATGCTATGAATGTGGCTTTAAATGGTGGAACTGGAAATAGAAATAACCAAAACAAAGACTATACAGAAAATACAAGAGAGACAACAAGGGATATGGCTGATACTGCTTTACAAAAATTTATAAATATCGAGCCTACTTTATATAGAAATCACGGGGATTTAGTAGCAGTTTATGTAAACAGAGATATTGATTTTAGTAAAGTTTATAAGCTTAATTATATAGGTAATAAAATAATTAAATAGGATAAAAAATGAATACAAATAGCCAAATAAACCAGGTAGATTTACAAAAAACAATCGAAGATATTGATGAAAAAATTAAAGCCTATAAATTAAAAATTTATAGATTAAAACAAAAACGAGATGAATATTATAAATTACTCAAAGAGTTGGAAAATAACTCAGAAATAGGATATTAAAAAATGAGCGGTATTAGAAGCAGTGTTTCATTAAGTAAATATTCAAATGAATATTTTGGAAAATATTTACAAGATGACACAATTAACGAAATTTGCTATAACGGTGGCACTGCTATTTTCTATGAAGATAGCAAAGGCAATTGGCATATTGATGAAAATGCAAATTTTGATTATGAAAAAGCAATAGCATTTGCTACTTCTTGTGCCTCTTTTAAAAAAGATCAAATAGACAAAACAAAACCAATACTTTCTTGTGTATTGCCAACTGGCGAGAGGGTTCAAATCGTAATACCACCAGCGACAAAAGATGGTATCGTTTCAATCACAATTAGAAAGCCATCAAAAGTTCGATATACATTAAATGATTATATATCAAGTGGATCAATTGATAAAAATAGTGCTGATTTCTTTATCCAAGCCATTAAACAAGGGAAAAATATTGTCATTTGTGGTGAAACTGGAAGCGGAAAAACAACTTTAATGAAAACTTTTATTGATTTTATTCCATTAGATGAAAGAATTATAACTATTGAAGATGTTGAAGAAATAAGATTTTATGAACATAAAAACTATCAACAACTCTTTTACCCAAGCGAAGCTAAAGAAAGCGATTTTCTAAACTCAACAGCTCTTTTAAAATCTTGCCTTCGAATGAAACCGAGCAGAATTTTACTTGCAGAAGTTAGGGGAGCTGAAACATATGATTTTTTAAATGTTATCTCAAGC
This window of the Campylobacter ureolyticus ACS-301-V-Sch3b genome carries:
- a CDS encoding virB8 family protein encodes the protein MIDNNDTKTAISYEASIRYLVEKSNRRAWLIAFLSIFISIISVTAVVFLTPLKSVEPYVIRVDNTTGMVDIITSVNQTEFVSDNEALDKYFTTSYVKIREGYFYNILQNDYTTVQIWSSPEVSSDYLKIYEGDNSRVDILKNRTEIDVEINSVTLGNSNGMKMATIRFNQIYKDAKSRTITNKKAKIVTLAYDYSPQSLMTENERLINPLGFKVLTYRVDDEVER
- the virB10 gene encoding type IV secretion system protein VirB10, which gives rise to MSNEKNNSQNALNNNEENKEVKTNISELNDEAISTKKLQSIGIIVFGIIILILLALKFFSNKNSDEPVKETAIGTKIEQKDFDFKEPPVKTFQELVLKEEKEVETNETLQNTDNTNPFVIAQTKTSFMPKVYKSSSSLLINNSNSSSNSNNLSEEDKPVDFTDPNYNYSFDENGKIIRTPKNEFNKDYELGAFTPKIAKLNKYDPNLLLPKGTYIGCSLNTKLVSTIKGSISCTVSENIYSQNGNTLLIEKGSKISGFFNSGQLNDGMDRIFVVWQEIRTPNNIDIPVSSGATDELGGSGIQGYIDHHWLQRFGAAILLSVIDDAMNVALNGGTGNRNNQNKDYTENTRETTRDMADTALQKFINIEPTLYRNHGDLVAVYVNRDIDFSKVYKLNYIGNKIIK
- a CDS encoding type IV secretion system protein gives rise to the protein MKNKFTNITDNPSISPAKTDTEKIKKILFITLTSLFLSSNSLSASGIPVVDAAANAQMTTQNLKQIAEWAKEAKRWVDTTTHYSAQLNAYAKQLATQSGVRDVTSFLEEAKDVYDEAKKVGTTLGELKDFKNSGKDSISSKVKKLMDKFFEYDYCKDIVDVDKTTQNICYQKRSANIEDIVFYKERSDTIGMYSKNINKLAKKLQKSKDIKESSDLNNAIQAQVALMQAEKIQIDLYAKQRENSKNIMEDRELENRTNRLMNNYIDWGSFDPYN
- a CDS encoding ATPase, T2SS/T4P/T4SS family, with the protein product MSGIRSSVSLSKYSNEYFGKYLQDDTINEICYNGGTAIFYEDSKGNWHIDENANFDYEKAIAFATSCASFKKDQIDKTKPILSCVLPTGERVQIVIPPATKDGIVSITIRKPSKVRYTLNDYISSGSIDKNSADFFIQAIKQGKNIVICGETGSGKTTLMKTFIDFIPLDERIITIEDVEEIRFYEHKNYQQLFYPSEAKESDFLNSTALLKSCLRMKPSRILLAEVRGAETYDFLNVISSGHNGSMTSCHAGSVKNCYNRLAMMSMQNEIARSLGKDMILDIIKNIIDLVIVFKKEHNGIRRVAEYLYEQKLYKNFDGIFKEVKDFV
- the virB9 gene encoding P-type conjugative transfer protein VirB9, producing the protein MHKFIFLFIIFYSTLFGISIPKISKFDNRITFATYNANDVFRVNCKNGFVAMLEFSKDERIINIATGFSDGWELIDRENFLFIKPKAYIIKQEEQVLADQNGDEVELQNNAVIQPNSTDWKTNLIVTTNERIYVFDLEIIEDKDINYKVEFSYPDEIKQKQKDKLAEEKRIKEVQKNKENIENELNKVTIPKNWDFLMHINKGSDTISPDFAYDDGVFTYLGFNNTKTIPSVFLYENVNKKSKESILNTHLKKDGNYDVLVIHKTAQKILLRSGDKLVGIFNNGYAKNPLDKTYNTINRSVEREIIKDE
- a CDS encoding type IV secretion system protein, which translates into the protein MPPKEIHSDNLITSILKSIDNFFIENTGYNSTIEKNIDNLISVLLTIVGTYLLCWIIYRGYKILWGKSNDNFKDFLWDAFLKFIFIYICMFPNEWISLIKEAIRGFREYVLIDSYYMSVPNQLQHYYNITRAITINFIGHSSNFEFLAALLYSIVAWIGFFIGAFGLFFALITNTVSFYILLFIAPIAFYGLIFGSFLKNIFTQWVTMILSNIITLFFIHIFCGYALKLINSYTTTALNQIGVKDIPHYNVAIVCIFAGICLKVFVDLVLSLAEKMTNVSLESASRGAIKGGMATLGANLGFGALATKRATKGLLFGAKGSARAYDGIKTGGKFILDKIRKTGGR